The following are from one region of the Paraglaciecola sp. L1A13 genome:
- a CDS encoding family 16 glycosylhydrolase has protein sequence MQTTISYHVYGVEWDKTGGKYYVDGKLLSTVTPDQVTQWARANRDGLTD, from the coding sequence TTGCAAACTACAATTTCATACCACGTTTATGGCGTTGAATGGGACAAAACAGGGGGAAAATATTATGTTGACGGCAAGTTGCTTTCAACCGTAACACCGGATCAAGTTACGCAATGGGCTAGAGCCAACCGTGATGGACTAACCGATTAG
- a CDS encoding ABC transporter ATP-binding protein: MIHAHKICKTYQDGDRRQVVLSELDVNLPPGGQMSIQGESGSGKSTLLHMLAGLDKPDSGQLTVNQLDLTTIGERQADHYRRSTVGLIFQRFNLIDCLSVYDNLCLPARLNNNLDSGYIAQLLDALGIAQHSKKRPNQLSGGEQQRVAIARALSHKPALLLADEPTGNLDNKNSSKVAKLLYEQCLKLQTSLVVVTHSSAVAALAEQHYLMKDGKLVRAN; encoded by the coding sequence ATGATCCATGCCCATAAAATTTGTAAAACCTATCAAGATGGCGACCGGCGTCAGGTGGTATTAAGTGAGCTGGATGTAAATTTGCCTCCCGGTGGACAAATGAGTATTCAAGGGGAGTCTGGTTCGGGTAAATCGACCTTATTACACATGCTTGCAGGCTTAGACAAACCTGACAGTGGTCAGCTAACAGTCAACCAACTGGATTTAACCACGATAGGCGAGCGTCAGGCTGACCATTACCGCCGCTCCACAGTGGGCCTGATATTTCAGCGCTTTAATCTGATCGATTGTCTGTCGGTATATGACAATTTATGTTTACCGGCCCGGTTGAACAACAATCTCGATTCCGGCTATATTGCACAATTACTTGATGCGCTGGGAATCGCCCAGCACAGTAAAAAACGGCCTAATCAGCTATCTGGTGGTGAACAACAACGAGTTGCCATTGCTCGAGCCTTGTCCCATAAACCCGCGTTATTGCTGGCAGATGAACCCACAGGCAACTTAGATAATAAAAACAGCAGCAAAGTCGCCAAACTGCTCTATGAGCAATGTCTCAAATTGCAAACTAGTTTAGTTGTTGTGACCCATAGCAGTGCGGTCGCCGCTTTGGCCGAGCAGCATTACCTGATGAAAGATGGCAAGCTGGTGCGGGCGAATTAA
- a CDS encoding FtsX-like permease family protein produces the protein MRLLFWYLRTVVQSYPSAWLRLALLYIALVIGCVGVSAVLVINQGAKQSYAQQGQGLLPLIEYKLVAASAQQLSKLDYAQVRRLGITEAVAVSQISTLLLNAQHQPLTIKPIDIMGFDSLALLNYLTSQQHKEIRPQEQSQQSRLTRKLTNLPRNSAFISTELYTKLRDQAPSHLEIDNSIVITTAQGQRLPLLQQVNLSNMDNEIMMDISLFAQQFGETSISDILLVGEISPQRLNNIRRLLPAHLTLLSLPSAEQNTGMSDSFQLNLLAMALLMFVVCLFIVMNACQLLIMQRLPMLKIFRQLGISRLSILTGQLIELWILTLLGAALGVYLGVALALYLAPSIQATLESLFRVSVGFAEVSYLSLLVQVLLLSAVGVTLAALLPVKQLNQTLYRADAASPAKSFWVTPVAWLLLVSAAVTLWLSQTILVSLIGIALLILAGCFVLIACYPYVLNTASALVPKDWPLLHWSLQHSLWLSGRSKIACCAFFIALMSNIGMNLMVDSFRQATDDWLNQKLIADYYLYQTDKIDAVTSIQQLGLNIQAVQRFELKAQYAGLPIQVHSHPSTAGFIAALKTQSQIPDAGVVYAAGQGAYVNQQFALRNKIKLGQSLLVPLNSGVSAFEVVGIVYDYGNPFGQILLPPKLFNDNSKRSNVLALYGSAAPIKILSEYLEQHGFNRAQQLYSANQLIDLSMATFERTFVITDSLNIVTLLVAAISLACGIIVLMQDTKPQLTLLRTLGVSRWVIQGLSLMQYLFLCLLALIFAIPFGILLSWLLINFINKQAFYWTYSLNISISQIGAVSAMGLLLVSMIILLPLLWANNKPLIKDIRWLN, from the coding sequence ATGCGCCTATTGTTCTGGTATTTACGCACCGTGGTGCAAAGTTATCCCAGTGCGTGGCTCCGGCTAGCCCTGTTGTATATAGCTTTGGTAATAGGTTGCGTAGGCGTAAGTGCGGTACTGGTTATCAATCAGGGCGCCAAGCAAAGCTATGCTCAGCAAGGTCAGGGGTTACTACCTTTGATTGAGTACAAGCTGGTCGCCGCGTCTGCCCAGCAACTGAGTAAACTCGATTATGCACAAGTGCGCCGCTTAGGTATTACAGAAGCGGTGGCTGTATCCCAAATTTCAACTCTATTGCTTAACGCACAACATCAACCGTTAACGATTAAACCCATTGATATTATGGGCTTTGATAGTCTAGCTTTGCTTAATTATCTGACGAGCCAACAGCATAAGGAAATTCGTCCTCAGGAGCAGTCGCAACAATCACGACTAACGCGTAAGCTCACTAACCTACCCCGGAATTCAGCTTTTATTTCTACAGAGCTTTATACTAAATTACGCGACCAAGCGCCGAGCCATTTAGAAATAGATAACAGCATTGTTATCACAACCGCACAGGGCCAGCGTTTACCATTATTACAACAGGTAAATCTATCCAACATGGATAATGAAATCATGATGGACATAAGCCTTTTTGCTCAGCAATTTGGCGAAACGTCTATCAGCGATATATTGCTCGTGGGGGAAATTAGCCCCCAACGTTTAAACAATATTCGTCGTTTGCTACCAGCGCATCTAACTCTACTAAGCCTGCCAAGTGCCGAACAAAACACCGGCATGAGCGACAGTTTTCAACTAAACCTACTTGCCATGGCTCTACTGATGTTTGTGGTATGTCTATTTATTGTAATGAACGCTTGTCAGTTATTGATAATGCAGCGCCTACCTATGCTCAAAATATTCCGTCAGTTAGGAATTTCACGCCTAAGCATATTAACCGGCCAACTGATCGAATTATGGATATTAACCTTGCTCGGGGCCGCCTTAGGCGTCTATTTGGGGGTAGCATTAGCGCTTTATTTAGCGCCAAGTATTCAAGCTACCCTAGAAAGTCTATTTCGAGTCAGTGTGGGTTTTGCAGAGGTGTCTTATTTAAGTTTGTTGGTGCAGGTCTTATTACTCAGCGCAGTGGGCGTTACCCTTGCTGCTTTGTTGCCAGTCAAACAACTTAATCAAACGTTATATCGCGCCGATGCGGCATCCCCTGCTAAGTCTTTTTGGGTTACACCCGTTGCCTGGCTGCTTTTAGTGTCAGCTGCCGTCACGTTATGGTTAAGCCAAACGATACTGGTCAGTTTAATAGGTATTGCCTTGTTGATTTTGGCAGGCTGTTTCGTTTTGATTGCCTGTTACCCCTACGTACTAAACACGGCGAGTGCATTAGTGCCTAAGGACTGGCCGCTATTGCACTGGAGCCTGCAACATAGTCTATGGCTGTCTGGGCGCAGTAAAATAGCCTGTTGTGCATTTTTTATTGCCCTGATGAGTAATATTGGTATGAACTTGATGGTCGATAGTTTTCGCCAAGCCACTGATGATTGGCTCAACCAGAAGTTAATTGCCGACTATTATCTGTATCAGACGGACAAAATAGATGCGGTCACCAGCATTCAACAATTAGGACTGAATATCCAAGCAGTACAACGCTTTGAGCTTAAGGCCCAGTATGCAGGCTTGCCAATTCAAGTGCATTCTCACCCCAGTACTGCGGGTTTTATTGCGGCGTTGAAAACCCAAAGCCAAATACCTGATGCCGGCGTGGTATATGCCGCCGGTCAAGGTGCATATGTAAATCAGCAATTTGCCCTGCGCAATAAAATTAAGCTAGGACAGTCTTTATTGGTGCCGCTCAATTCAGGGGTAAGTGCCTTTGAAGTGGTAGGCATCGTCTATGACTATGGCAATCCTTTTGGACAGATATTATTGCCACCAAAACTATTTAACGATAATAGTAAACGCTCAAATGTGCTGGCCTTATATGGTAGCGCGGCGCCAATTAAAATCTTAAGCGAGTACCTTGAACAACATGGTTTTAATCGCGCTCAACAATTGTATAGCGCCAATCAATTAATCGATTTGTCTATGGCAACATTCGAGCGTACTTTTGTTATCACCGACAGTCTTAACATAGTGACATTATTGGTTGCCGCCATTTCTTTGGCTTGTGGGATTATTGTATTAATGCAAGACACCAAACCTCAGCTGACGTTACTGCGTACCTTGGGCGTTAGCCGTTGGGTGATACAAGGATTGTCGCTGATGCAATATCTCTTTTTATGTTTATTGGCACTGATATTTGCCATTCCTTTTGGCATATTGCTTAGTTGGCTATTGATCAACTTTATCAACAAACAAGCGTTCTATTGGACGTATTCTTTGAATATTTCCATTAGTCAAATTGGGGCCGTATCAGCTATGGGTTTATTACTGGTCAGTATGATAATTCTGTTGCCATTATTGTGGGCGAATAACAAACCGCTAATTAAGGATATTAGATGGCTAAATTAA